The following proteins come from a genomic window of Gimesia chilikensis:
- a CDS encoding ankyrin repeat domain-containing protein, whose product MLSRLSFLTLFLLITTNAWAEEEPRKYTRDQRLVIAAFQLDVAQVKSLLQAGAKPDARLGFYDGELFQDIWSLGYSPYGSDKWTPLLAVAHSHREPQPEKMTENTSEARDRAEEKRKQIDPRLIQERDKRRVAIAKLLIDQGAKLDLDDGYGSTALSTSIYQGHDPLSLALLKAGADPNTKTGVYIDGTDDITPLHRATKSPTVLKAMIKRGARLNVQDGEGETPLHWAVSEPNAESVKLLIEAGANLNIKDKRGFTAMPGLVDPELYELYDETEKQKALEKKKIRKLFLAAGARQPGEEAKVPEVDESELSEVERLRLKFLRAASGYSKGEAARKLFLSRTASEINGLCYDESDSVALSAAWQRLEKQTDALLLGSDRGAANIPIPQKYSREFLGFVEGRLKVSIPHAWSRNLLRASFNSEVKTIFDVRYRPFSDYQKKGLHTFPYVYADREFISYTGTASFDEDEKAFEGESAHADYPEELKGRIEKALKEEDPIRVTGIASQGRAVFVLHQDGPVNPVLTCIATEDNQEHPKLYWQTKLDTMWVGTKLGAWFSEFRVRKGKVFLFHCNTSSIGIECLSLKDGQRVFSFNSRLPE is encoded by the coding sequence ATGCTCAGCCGCCTCTCTTTTCTCACATTGTTTCTCCTGATCACCACAAATGCCTGGGCAGAAGAGGAACCACGGAAATACACGCGCGATCAACGACTTGTAATCGCTGCGTTTCAACTGGATGTGGCACAGGTGAAGAGCCTGCTGCAGGCGGGAGCGAAACCTGATGCCCGTCTTGGTTTTTATGATGGTGAGCTATTTCAGGATATATGGTCGCTGGGTTATTCGCCTTACGGCTCTGATAAATGGACGCCTCTCCTGGCGGTTGCCCACAGCCACCGCGAACCTCAGCCGGAGAAAATGACCGAGAATACTTCTGAAGCTCGTGATCGAGCGGAAGAAAAACGCAAACAGATTGATCCCCGGTTGATTCAGGAACGCGACAAACGACGTGTGGCTATTGCAAAGTTGTTGATCGATCAAGGAGCGAAACTTGACCTGGATGATGGGTATGGCTCAACCGCGCTGAGTACATCAATTTATCAGGGGCACGATCCGCTTTCGCTGGCTTTACTCAAAGCGGGAGCAGATCCCAATACGAAAACGGGGGTTTATATCGATGGAACGGATGATATTACTCCGTTACATCGGGCGACAAAAAGTCCCACAGTGCTCAAGGCAATGATCAAACGGGGAGCCCGGCTCAATGTACAAGATGGTGAGGGAGAGACGCCCCTGCATTGGGCCGTCTCGGAACCCAATGCGGAAAGTGTGAAATTGCTGATCGAGGCTGGGGCGAATCTGAATATTAAAGATAAGCGCGGATTTACCGCAATGCCCGGTCTGGTGGACCCCGAGTTGTATGAGTTATATGACGAGACTGAGAAACAGAAAGCGTTGGAAAAAAAGAAGATCAGAAAATTATTCCTGGCGGCGGGAGCAAGGCAACCCGGTGAAGAAGCTAAGGTTCCTGAGGTTGATGAGTCAGAATTATCTGAAGTGGAGCGACTGCGTCTGAAATTCCTGCGAGCTGCGTCGGGGTATTCCAAAGGAGAAGCAGCTCGAAAGTTGTTTCTGTCGCGGACTGCCAGTGAAATAAATGGGCTCTGCTATGACGAATCTGATTCGGTTGCTCTTTCAGCTGCCTGGCAGCGACTGGAAAAGCAGACGGATGCGCTTTTGTTGGGGTCTGACAGGGGGGCCGCAAATATCCCCATACCGCAAAAATACTCACGCGAGTTTCTGGGCTTTGTCGAGGGGCGGCTCAAAGTTTCTATTCCTCATGCCTGGTCCAGAAATCTGTTAAGAGCAAGTTTCAACTCTGAGGTGAAAACAATATTTGATGTCAGGTACCGGCCATTTTCAGACTATCAGAAGAAAGGACTGCATACTTTTCCATATGTTTATGCAGACAGAGAATTCATCAGCTATACAGGAACCGCAAGTTTTGACGAAGACGAGAAAGCTTTCGAAGGAGAATCTGCGCATGCCGATTATCCAGAGGAACTAAAAGGCAGAATCGAAAAAGCATTGAAAGAGGAAGATCCCATTCGCGTGACGGGGATTGCCAGCCAGGGACGTGCTGTTTTTGTTCTACATCAGGATGGACCGGTCAATCCCGTCTTGACGTGTATTGCGACAGAAGACAATCAGGAGCATCCTAAATTATACTGGCAGACAAAGCTGGATACGATGTGGGTAGGGACCAAGCTGGGTGCCTGGTTCTCCGAATTCCGGGTCAGGAAGGGCAAAGTCTTCCTGTTTCATTGTAATACCAGTTCCATCGGCATCGAATGTCTGTCACTCAAAGATGGCCAGCGCGTGTTTTCATTCAATTCAAGATTGCCAGAGTAA